One window of Chloroflexus aggregans DSM 9485 genomic DNA carries:
- a CDS encoding bifunctional cobalt-precorrin-7 (C(5))-methyltransferase/cobalt-precorrin-6B (C(15))-methyltransferase, which produces MSRRVPILVVGLTDAGADGLPAKLLLRIARADLLVGGKRHLAAFPEVAAERLVVEASVEPALARLQQAWATGEQAVVLASGDPLWYGIGASLRRVFPPEALDIVPAPTSAQLAFAALAEPWHDAVLLSAHSRPLAAIIPAVLAASKAAILTDHRQTPAVIAQALIAAGMEPASRCAVCEQLGGPRQRVVSATLADLVTAAFDPLNVLVVWNDRPVRPIPPGLPDEAFSTEAGQITKREVRLLSLAELALQPGEVLWDIGAGSGAVAIEAARACPTAHVYAVERRAEFIEHIHTNLRRFPAPNLHVVHGEAPETCADWPDPDAIFIGGSGGRLEAIIALAQQRLRAGGRLVLNLVTAGHLATALALLPAARVVQVQINRGAPIQFDLRFAALNPIFIVTWRV; this is translated from the coding sequence ATGAGCCGGCGCGTACCGATTTTGGTGGTCGGTCTGACCGATGCCGGCGCTGATGGTTTGCCGGCTAAGCTTCTTCTACGCATTGCTCGCGCCGATCTGCTGGTCGGCGGGAAGCGCCATCTGGCTGCGTTTCCTGAGGTGGCCGCCGAGCGGCTGGTGGTCGAAGCGAGTGTTGAACCGGCATTAGCCCGTCTGCAACAAGCATGGGCAACCGGCGAGCAGGCAGTGGTGTTGGCGTCGGGTGATCCACTCTGGTACGGCATTGGCGCCAGTTTGCGGCGGGTGTTTCCACCGGAGGCGCTCGACATTGTGCCGGCCCCGACTTCTGCCCAGCTTGCCTTTGCTGCGCTGGCCGAACCCTGGCACGATGCGGTGTTACTCAGTGCTCATAGCCGACCCTTGGCCGCGATCATTCCGGCGGTGCTGGCCGCGTCCAAAGCGGCGATTCTGACCGATCACCGGCAGACGCCGGCAGTGATCGCGCAAGCATTGATTGCCGCCGGGATGGAACCCGCCAGCCGCTGCGCAGTCTGCGAGCAGCTTGGCGGGCCGCGCCAGCGCGTCGTCTCCGCCACTCTCGCCGATCTCGTCACTGCTGCGTTTGATCCGCTCAACGTGCTGGTGGTTTGGAACGACCGGCCCGTGCGCCCCATTCCACCCGGCCTGCCCGACGAGGCCTTTAGCACCGAAGCCGGCCAAATTACCAAGCGCGAAGTACGTTTGCTCAGTTTGGCCGAGTTGGCGTTGCAACCCGGCGAGGTGCTGTGGGACATCGGTGCCGGTAGTGGTGCGGTGGCGATCGAGGCGGCGCGTGCTTGTCCGACCGCCCACGTCTACGCCGTTGAGCGGCGGGCCGAGTTTATCGAACATATTCACACCAATCTGCGTCGGTTCCCCGCTCCTAACCTGCACGTGGTACACGGTGAAGCACCGGAGACGTGCGCCGATTGGCCCGATCCCGATGCGATCTTCATCGGCGGGAGCGGCGGGAGGTTGGAGGCGATCATCGCGCTGGCTCAGCAACGGCTACGCGCTGGAGGCCGGCTGGTGCTCAACCTCGTGACTGCCGGCCATCTCGCTACGGCGCTGGCTCTCTTGCCAGCGGCGCGGGTGGTACAGGTACAGATCAACCGCGGTGCGCCGATCCAATTCGATCTACGCTTCGCTGCACTCAATCCGATCTTCATCGTGACGTGGCGAGTCTGA